One genomic segment of Centropristis striata isolate RG_2023a ecotype Rhode Island chromosome 13, C.striata_1.0, whole genome shotgun sequence includes these proteins:
- the LOC131982585 gene encoding phosphomannomutase 1 encodes MEKPNGFSQERNILCLFDVDGTLTPPREKIDPQLDEFFQTLRRKVKIGIVGGSDYSKIAEQLGEGDDVVHKFDYVFAENGTVQYKDGKFLSKHAIQNQIGEELLQDLINFCLSYMGLIKLPKKRGTFIEFRNGMLNISPIGRSCTLEERIEFSEIDKREKIREKFVAALKEEFAGKGLRFTKGGLISFDIFPEGWDKRLCLELLESEGLDAIYFFGNETSDGGNDYEIFNDPRTIGFTVYSPEDTARFCREIFFDAPPHEP; translated from the exons ATGGAGAAACCAAACGGCTTCTCACAAGAACGAAACATCCTCTGCCTGTTTGATGTGGATGGCACTTTGACACCCCCCAGAGAG AAAATAGACCCACAGTTGGATGAGTTCTTCCAGACTCTGCGGAGGAAAGTGAAGATCGGCATTGTGGGAGGGTCGGACTACTCCAAGATAGCTGAGCAGCTCGGGGAGGGGGATGATG TGGTACACAAGTTTGACTATGTGTTCGCTGAGAACGGGACAGTGCAATACAAAGATGGGAAATTCCTCTCAAAGCAT GCCATTCAGAACCAGATCGgggaggagctgctgcaggaccTGATCAACTTCTGCCTCAGCTACATGGGGCTCATTAAGCTGCCAAAGAAGAG GGGAACTTTCATTGAGTTCAGGAATGGAATGCTCAACATTTCCCCCATCGGTCGGAGCTGCACGCTGGAGGAGCGAATTGAATTCTCTGAGATCGACAAG AGAGAGAAGATCAGGGAGAAATTTGTTGCTGCCCTGAAGGAAGAGTTTGCTGGAAAGGGACTACGGTTCACTAAAG GTGGCCTCATCAGCTTTGACATTTTCCCGGAAGGCTGGGACAAGAGACTGTGTTTAGAGCTGCTGGAGAGTGAAGGCCTGGACGCCATCTACTTCTTTGGCAACGAGACCTCAGAT GGAGGAAACGACTATGAAATCTTCAACGACCCACGGACCATCGGTTTCACAGTCTACTCTCCGGAGGACACGGCCAGGTTCTGCCgggagattttttttgatgCTCCGCCACACGAGCCCTGA